The following DNA comes from Quercus robur chromosome 1, dhQueRobu3.1, whole genome shotgun sequence.
AACATAAGTTATtcccaattaaaaaattaagtataAGTTATTACACTTAAATGGTGGCCAACACAATTcaaagcataccacatcaatgATTATGTTTGTTCAACATTAAAACAATGCTAGAATGGAGGGGCATAAAGCATTTGAACCAAAATAGATAGAAGATTGAAAGCAATCACCAACCTTATTAGATCTTAGAATATCTATCAGCCCACCAGTGAACTTCTGACCAATGGCCATGTGATAAGGAAAGGACCCTGTAGCCTCCTCTAAGTCAAATGGATTGTCTATGCACATGGCAGATGTAAGCGATGTATTCTCTCCAGCTTCTGCCAAGTACTTCGTCAACATGTTTGCACCATATTCCCAGCCAACGACCATCAATGTAATCCATGGCCTTGCCTTATTGATGAACTGTATAGTTGTGGAGATATCATCGCTGTCAGAAGCTATAAATAACCTgcagaaaataaaatagtaaagaaGCTCCTACTATTAGCACATTTAAAAGAAACCTGTATTAGACGATTCTCCTATCCATGTACCTGAGCATGAGATTGATTAAAATTTACCATGAAAACAACTACTTTGAAGTAAAAGCGGCAAGGTTTCCTCCCATGCCCACACcactgaattttaaaaaaaatatatattaaaaaaaatggtcagTCCTAATTCACCTCACACATCTAGAATGCGATCCCCCATTGCTTGTTGTGATGAAATGAAAAACCATGTAAAGTATGTCATGGTAAGAACATGGAAACACATACTTACAAAGATGCCCTTAAATCAATGTCATAGTAGTGAAgctaaaattttcttaacaGTTCCTTATGAACAATTGTGAAGCATATATAAATCATTAAACAAACTTTTCTAAAAGTCAATTACATAGATAACAAATACTCACAAAGCCTTGGCAGCTTCTCAAAATTATCAAAGGAAATAGAAACTCAACCACAAAGCCTTGGCTATATTTGTCCATTTTCACCACCCTTTCTTCTACCAAAGTTCCAGACTTGTCCTGTAAATTCACCTACTTGGCTGCCCTGTTTTCAATTGATACAATGGTGGTTAGGATGTTGATATAAGGCTTTGAAATTAGGCATTGGCGACTTAAGGTCACCTTTTGCTTTTGATTACAATAGTCCAAACTAAGTGGTGAAAGGAGGCAGAATATCCACAATTTATAACCAAGGATAAACACTCAAACAGGGTATAATCAAGCCAAGTATCACATGTGTATGAGATACAAATTGCAATGCATGACAACTCTGTGTAATGTCAAGCAATATAAAGTTTGCATTAAAGAGCATAAAAACCCAGCCATTGTTACACTACACCATTGCATTGCCCTGTAACTTGTACATTGCATGCAGTAAAAAAATCAGCATAGCTCTTTTGCATAAATCAACACATAATGAATGACTCTAAAGGGTTTTCTAGCAAAATCCTGCTGATGGCATTAGCATGAAGCAGCGTAGTAACCGTAACAAACAGCAATTAAACTTCCTCAGCTCCAGGGTTCAATTACTGTTTCAAACCTAAATTGCTCAATTTTGTTCTagataatagaaaataaataaaaaattgttgtaattatGTCAAATTACCCATGACTGGATTAGACTATAATTGAATCAAGTGAAGAATGAACTTTGCCCATACACAGAAATCATCTTTCACCATTGTCATCCAAAAATCTCTACTTAAATCTCAAATCATGAACCTAGAATCACAGAAATCACAGGTCCTCTCCTTCGgcttgctcttgctcttgctaACATTTGATATATTGAAAGGAACCAAAATTGAGGCAGAACCCATATAGGGTTTCGAGTATTGATAAAAACCAAttctaaatcaaaacaaaatctgaaCCAATTTCgtaaatcaaaaccaaacaaaatagccGAACCTAAATCCTATTAAACAcccaaaattaatataaaagattATACCTGTAGCCGTTGGTTGTGAGGCAAAGCATTTGTAGCTTAGTTGAATTCGTTTATCGTCGCAGGGGAAGAGAGATAGAGACAGCGTTTGAAGGAGATAGAGATTTGTTTAGGGGTTGAATTTGCATTTGaaggagagacagagacagaaaGACAAAGACAGCGTTTGAAGGAGATAGAGATTTGTTTAGGGGTTGAATTTGCGTTTGaaggagagacagagacagagaaatAGGTTTCGTATTGAGTTTACTCTGCTGAGTTTGTGTTTttatattgggttttgtttaggggTTGAACTGAGTAAATTTTACCGGGTTTGTTTTGGGGATAAATAGTTAtggtgtttagatttttttttttttttttttaaataatactgATGTGGAAAAATGTGGGAGCTtgaaaagcttcggttttatatatataagggttGAATTTGCGTTTGaaggagagacagagacagagaaatAGGTTTTGTATTGAGTTTACTCTGCTGAGTTTGTGTTTttatattgggttttgtttaggggTTGAACTGAGTAAATTTTACCGGGTTTGTTTTGGGGATAAATAGATAcggtgtttagatttttttttttttttttaaataatgctgatgtggaaaaatgTGGGAGCTtgaaaagcttcggttttatgtatatatatatatatatatatatagattaagaaacatcgtttctcaaaaaaaaaaaaaattaagaaacattaATTGTTGTTGATTTTAGTCCAATCAAAGAATTCTCTTAAGTATATTTTAGTTCCTATTTATGGTCCacgataaaataaaaataagtagagAAAAAATGTAGTCATTGCAGGCTTTCTATTGCGGATGTAAGTCATTTGGCCATACAACGTAAAGGCTTGCTTTGCTCTCCTTCTAAATctaaaactttttattatttttattttattttaacattgtGCCAAATTCACTTTTTTGTGTTCTTCACTAGATTTCAAGCATTTCACCGCCAACCATCACTCGATATAGGTGTTAACCACATTTGATCATCATTGTCTTGACATTCTTTTTCTTAGAATAGAGAATTTTTCTACACTAtctttttcacataaatttcaattttgtgcTCCATTTTCCTACTTGAGGCTCTAAAGTCTCACAACTTGGCCCATCACTCATTCTTTTTGCACTCAAACTATGTGAAATTCATCAACTCAATCACATGCTTTGTCACAATGTCATCTTCTGCCAATATTCCTTAAGCCACCAACGTAGTCGTCCTTTGGCAATTGGTCACTAGGGCAGTCATTCTTAGGCTCTTGCAGTTCTCTTCTAGCATTCATCCATCATCGTTTGTTGCCATCACCAACATTTTGCATAATTTATTATACGTTGTGCCTGGCCCATTCTACATTCAATATGGTCAATCGTGGTCATTTTTAGGGCATCTTCACAAGTTTACATTTCAAACTCAAGTCATCATTATGCTTctaccttgagtttgagggggatGTAGTGTATCATGTATATCACATTTAGCACATGTTAATATCCTTGATtgactaaaaatcaaaaaacattaATTGTCCTTGATTTTAATCCAATCAAGAGATTCTCCCAAGGCCACTTTAGCACCTATATATACCTTTCTTAGGGTTCACTATGAAACACAATTTAGAATAGTAATAATAGCCACCAAGGATTTTTTAATGTGAATATACGTCATCAATCCAAATCACACAAATCCTTGCTTCCACTCTCTCCATCTCtctataaaactttttttttcttttttttttaactgccCTTACATGAGTGCAACTCATTATAACcacacaaacatttttttttgtggaagcaaataataatattcatcAAGATGGTCGATGCCGTACCAATACATATACCGCCAACATTTCGTATCGGATTAAGTACAAGccagtacccaaaaaaaagcttttttttttttttagttttgtaatttttgaatttttgaatgacaaaatggtaattttgagaattatgaatggaatatttttgtgagcatattgaaATGTGatttgaaaacctatggcaagtcgtgattaaAAACTCAATattatatttagtccttagcaagggacaatcATATTGCAGCTAGTCCTTAGCAAAGGACAGTCCCAAAAAAGGGAacagtgcacatttgatagctccttagcaagggtgTATACTattgaaaatccaaaaaggaagctccttagtAAGGGAGTGCACATTTAGGGTCCAAAGGAGCTATCCTTAAGAAAAGGGATGAAAAGGAGGTTCTAGTCTTAAAAGGAGACAGCACAACCCTGTCAACGGGGCATAAACGTTGACTATGAGAAAAGCCTAGAAAATTGTTTATATGatgatattgatatatatatatatatatatatattatgatgacTCACAATataaaaatactttattttttatatgaaatatttgatgacaaaatattgataagttacaagttatgaattgttgtaagaattatttatttgaaaggtttgttcccacacccTAATGTTAGTGAATttcacttattgagttatctcacccccccccccccctctttttatTTCCCCTTACAGATACATTAGAAGAATTATTGGAGTAGAGACTCGTGGAAGATAACAGTTACGAATTATTTTGTGGAACTAAGGagtttattatgatttttatggcattaaacattgtactggagaattattttgaggatgttttgtctTTGGTGGATTAGAGCTCTAACATTTGTGATGAGATTTTAGGTTGctggtttcttttatttaatatttttatggatttttcaGATTAAATAAACTTTTATTGCTTATGATTTTGAGGCATTACAATTTTCAATCAATCCCTCTTACACATTTTAAGATACTATTCAATAAGATCTCAGATGCTCCAACACTTGTAAAGTTACCAAAACAAGCATTGCCATTGTGGTAATTCTGGCATATCAGCATTGCTATCCATAAAACTGCATCGCTTGTCTCATGCTAGGCCTAGTTGCTGGCATTTTTCAAGTCCAATTCCCTTTCCTCCACCACATAGTTGCCTTCCAATCTAGGATCACTAGCATCAAGTATAGCTCCTTTTCTGTGCACCTCTCTCTCCCATTCATTACATgttttatcaacaacaaaaaaaaataaaataaataaatttgcttctcaaaaaaaaaaagttagttactttttttcttttttatgttctcctctcttatgttttttttttttgtttattctttcttacaactctactttgggttgattAGTTTTAATGTCTTTGATAGTTCTTTAGGTTGATGCATTTTGCTATTATGTTTCTTAATTCCTCATCACAaaccctctctctccctcttataactttagtttgattttagtttgggttaatatttacttattttggatttggggATTTGAgatagaaataataaatttgaagctTAGAAAATTCAGTTGTATGGAAGAAATCTAGGAAAACATAACCGACTATAACTCAAGTTAGAAATAAATGacatatgtaaaaaaaaaaaatatatatatatatatatatatatatgtatgtatgtatgtataaaacaaaaaaaaacaaaaacaaaaacacccaaaatatGCAAATAAAGAGTAACTAAGATAaaaatagttgaataagagatctgaggttcaatccccacctatactaaaaaccgattgatattttggtctgatgataaaaaatacaATCATCATAAGTGGacaccataggttaaaactctataataaaaagttaaaaattttaagatttaaaaaaaaatgaaaaagaccCTGAACTCGGAAGAGATGTCCCTATCTACCTATGGACACATACTCGGCTCAGCAAAGTCCATGTTAGTGGCAAGCAATTGTGTTTCATTTTCCCATGTTCGTCGCTCCGGAAACAGTGTAGCGCATAACCTATCTAAACATGCTAGACATGTTAGAGGTTTTTCAGTGTGGACTGAGAATGTTCCTCCACACCTAAATTCTGTATTTCTTGCTGAACATGgctaatttttcttaataaagttgatgttttctttctcaaaaaaaaaaatgaaaaagaaaaaagtagttAATAGAAAGAAACATTTATAAAGAAATACCTAAAGACCATGTTGcatttggagagagaaagagagaatgataaGCAGGGGGAACTCATAAGAGAAAAATATTAGGTGCTGTAATACCTCTTTGACTAAAtgagtttactttttcttttctcttttttctttctttttttagaaagaagatCAAACTTTTATTACTTAGGAAGGCCAGTTAAGTCGGCTTGAAGTACATGAAGAATATCTAGTGGTATATCCTCTATTCAGACTTGCATTTGAGATAAAGAAACTGCCCTTATTGCTAAAGAATGAGCTAAAGTATTGCAATGCCTACACACGTGAGAGtaatgtattttttgaaaaacaagagGCGAGATACTGAATGTCCTTCATTATGTGGCCAAAACTTGACAGAGAGTGAGTGTTGTTTTCTAGTGCTGAGATGAGCATCTGCGAGTCCCCTTCCAAGGTTATCTGCTGAAACCCGGTCTCCAGTGCTAGCGTCAAAGCCCTCCTTGCTGCCATTGCTTCCACCTCAATAGCTGTAAAGGGTAGTGTGGTTTTTTCCGAGAGAGAGCGACCATGACCTGTCCCTCTGCATTGTGAATAACCACTCCCAAACCGGCGCTGTTTTCTGCTGCAAATAGAGCACCATCAAAATTTGCTTTGTAGATATCGCTGCTCGGAGCTTGCCAACTGGTAGGTGGTCGACCGACTGGGATTATGGCCAAGGAATTGTAGAGCTTAAACTCGCGCAGTCTGTCTTGTGCCTGAGCAAGCAGCTCGTTGAGTGGGGCTGCAAGTTTTCGGAGGCCAAGATTGTTTCTCCGGTTCCAGATTGCCCACGCCACCATGGAGAAGAGTGTAGAGTGTAGGATCCCTGTAATCTGCAAAAACACAACCTATTAGATCAATAAAAGATGTCACCTGCATCAGGCAACTATGATTCCAGAGCTTCACATTTGACCACAGGTCGAGTAATTTTGGGCAGTGGTATAGTGGACCACGTCCTCCTTTTGGTTTTTGCATTGCTCACAAAGGTCTTCACCAATGACTTTCCTCTTCAACAGGTTCGCCTTTGTAGgcaaagaattttttaacaaaatggcAAATCTTAAGAAATTATGGTCAACAAATTTTCATAGAACAAATTATATCTTATAtctcattaccaaaaaaaaaaaacacataatcCCACGCAAGATGGGTCTGTgactaaataatttaaaactaaacatttgattgatttatGGATGATGCCTTCTTAAATACTGCATAAATATGGTTCTGTAAATATACACTACGTAAATATTGATCAATAAAGCTTGCAACAACAAAATTGACCTTATTGTGGCACTACTTAGAGCATAAGTTAGACTactaaaatttatccaaaaaaagaaaaagaaagaaagaaagaagactaCCATAACAGTTTCTACACTAAGCGAAAGCAACTATAAACATCACATTCTTCAAaagtttctattttctattctcACCACACCCAAGCAATCGGTGTTTTGTATTTGCCACTTGCTGATTTGGTCCCAAGCATTGATCCATGATCTATTCAACCCATAGCACAATATACTACTAATTCAACGACCACTTCTGAGGATTGAATCAATGCTAGAACAGGAAGGAGCAGAAGCTATGCTAAAAGATGAGGGAAATGACAACAAGAAATCAGACACTTCATTACTTGTAGATGTACCAAAACAAGCTTTGTCATTTGGTAGTTCTGGCAGCTTAGCATTGCCATCCAAAAACTGCACCACTTGCCTCATGCTAGGCCTAGCTTCTGGCACTAAGTGTGAGCAAAACAGGCCTAGTTTCAAAACCAATTCCATTTCCTCCACCACATAATTACCTTCCAATCTAGGATCACTAGCATCAAGGATGGCTCCTTTTCCCCAGCACAGAAAGACGTAATCAACCAAAACAACCTCTTCAGGCAGTCCTTGTAGTTCTATAGGCCTCCTTCCACAAGCCACCTCAAGCATGAAAGCCCCAAAAGAAAACACATCAGTGCAAGTGGTTGCCCTCCCTGTTCTAGTAAGCTCTGGAGCCAAATAGCCCACTGTCCCAACCACATGGGTGGTTTGAGAATTGGTGCCGTGGTCGTATAATCTGGCAAGGCCAAAATCTCCTAGCCTTCCATTTAATTCAGCATCTAATAGAACATTACTTGCTTTTACATCTCTGTGTAGAACAATCTGTTCCCACTCTTCATGGAGGTAGAGAAGGCCAGAAGCTACTCCTTTCAGGATCCGAAACCGTTGAATCCAGTTAAGGTTTGGCTTTTCATTGCTATATAAGAGCTTGTCAAGGCTTCCGTTGGGCATATAATCATAGACCAAGAGGAGTTCTCCTCTTCGCCGGCAATATCCCAGGAGCTGGACCAAGTTTCTGTGCCTCAGCCTTCCCATGCTAATAATCTCAGCCACAAATTCTTTCATCCCTTGTTTGGAATCATGGGAGACTTTCTTGACTGCAATTTGTGTATTGGAAGAAGGAAGTATTCCTCTATAAACCTTTCCAAAACCTCCTGCTCCAAGAAGCTCTTTGTCTGAGAAACCTTTGGTTGCCTTGTAGAGATACTTATAGGTGAATCTGTGAGGACCGTACTCCTTTTCCCAGTCTTCACGtatttcttcaaatttcttCCTTCTTGAATTGTAAGCAGTTCCAGTGATTGTTATCAGCACAAGTGCTACTGCTATGAGCAAAACCATGATCATTAGTCCTGATATCTCTTTTGCTTTCCTTTGTCGGGGAAGTGAAGGAAGCTTCGAAACATCAAGGCTTTGTGCTTGTCCACTTTTATTAAAGCTCCATCCTAGAACGTAGTGGTTACTTGGAACAAGTGTACCAGTTGCTGCAGAGAAACCAACATACATAGATTCCAAGAGATATTGAGACAGATCAATGGACTTTGACATGAGAGGCTGGTTTGGTTTTGGGATTCCGTTCGGGGCTAGTGTTACACTCAGTAATTTTTCTGCCTCATCATAGTCTATCCAAAGATGCATTGGATTCCCACTTGTGAGCTCCAAGCTTATATTCTTCCCTTCTTTATTGGAAAAATACATTGCGGAAGCTGAATCAACTGATTTCAGGCTATTCACATCGATTCCCACATGATTTTTATCAATATCTCCAAATTCTGGATTCAGAACAGTGTCAAGCTCGATGGCCAAAATGTGGTTTGAAGTAAGGCCTTCATTTGAAGAATTGAAGAGTCCTAGATACTGATTTCCTGCAACGTTGGTGAAGCTACTTGATGGACTGATGGTGAAGACCAAGCCGTTAGCTCCAACATTTGGCACTTGTGGAACAATGGCAAATACAAAGTTTgtagaaaatgagagagatggACTTAAACCTGAGGAAGTTGTGTTGAATTTTAAAGGAGATTGGAAGAAAGCGTGACCAACTTGCGGGTATGAAATGTTTACGGTATTGGTTAGCAGCAGTAGGCCATTGCTGGTAATTTTAGCAGATCCCTCAAGATGCAGCTTGGCCTGAAGGAAGCCATTGTAGATGAATTGGTTTTCATTTTGAGCAAAGACCATGCGAATATTGGAAACATACAGAATTACAAGAATTGTACCCAATGGTAAAAGTGGGAAAAGCCTCATTTTTGTGTAGAGAGTGCTTTTTGCTTGTTTAAACTCTAGGATTTTTATTGAAATGAGCTTTGCCCAAGTTTAACATCAGAGTCTGTGTTACCATAGTCTTAGGCTGACCAAACAATTGACTCAAAGAAAATAAGAGTGTCTAGTCAATATCGTTTGTAAAGCAAGTTGAAAAAATGACTTGTCCCATACATCAGGGGACCTTGTACTCCACTCCCCTCTTTACTTCAATCTACTTGTTTAAAGTGATCTATTTATTGTGACAGTGAGATTTGATAATATAATGTGTGGTAGAACTCTCATTTTATCTACAACAAACTCGGACCCAGCTGCTAGGCCTTGGAGCACTAATGAAATGACTTGTCCCATACATCAGGGAACCTTGTACTCCACTCCCCTCTTTACTTCAATCTACTTGTTTAAAGTGATCTATTTATTGTGACAGTGAGATTTGATAATATAATGTGTGGTAGAACTCTCATTTTTCTAGGCCTTGGAGCATTAATGATTAACTGCTACAAAAGCTACTTGCAGCCAATCCCTCTTACACCTGGCCGGCTTAATTTGCAATTAgccaaaaattttaagcaagGTTTCTTGATTATTTAAACTGTTGGGTTGTAAGACTTTAgatttaaatgtattagaacttcaatttgtaatgttggcaaaccatgatcaaaatctTTAGTCTTGttttgctcaaagtgtgtttaagtgtaaagttggaatcgagtgtattgcaggatttactgtgtaaatctactttgctcgatcgatcgaagttcatgcaaattatttttctacagaatttttccaactcagcccaagcccgtttgacgtatagggttttatgttttgtcttaaatataaaagagaaaaccttagccacatttagtggttgctctttatgctgtgtatgtgaatcttttgtgagatctaaaggtgtttgccttcacatacacttagggtttccaatctcaaaATTGATGttgagagcttggtgatcaattcagttgcagattcaagagcttaaagatacacaagtgggagtgcttgtacttgctaggaatctaagaaagaagtaattcgtggattcggagctatcacgtggtcgtagtagtaagtttcctactcaaggtagtaataggatgttagtggtctaagtcgctattgtgtaaactttaattctttcatagtggatttgttttaccttaaggatagttaggttaaatcctccccaggttttttgccggtttgatttttctgggttatcatattgttgtgttctttattttccgcactttacaataatatgatatatttgtgttaaactagatttgataatttaactaagtaatcacttggctaattaattaggttaatcttgttgtgttttaaggggtctaaaaacgtacataAACTAGTCG
Coding sequences within:
- the LOC126728983 gene encoding L-type lectin-domain containing receptor kinase SIT2-like, encoding MRLFPLLPLGTILVILYVSNIRMVFAQNENQFIYNGFLQAKLHLEGSAKITSNGLLLLTNTVNISYPQVGHAFFQSPLKFNTTSSGLSPSLSFSTNFVFAIVPQVPNVGANGLVFTISPSSSFTNVAGNQYLGLFNSSNEGLTSNHILAIELDTVLNPEFGDIDKNHVGIDVNSLKSVDSASAMYFSNKEGKNISLELTSGNPMHLWIDYDEAEKLLSVTLAPNGIPKPNQPLMSKSIDLSQYLLESMYVGFSAATGTLVPSNHYVLGWSFNKSGQAQSLDVSKLPSLPRQRKAKEISGLMIMVLLIAVALVLITITGTAYNSRRKKFEEIREDWEKEYGPHRFTYKYLYKATKGFSDKELLGAGGFGKVYRGILPSSNTQIAVKKVSHDSKQGMKEFVAEIISMGRLRHRNLVQLLGYCRRRGELLLVYDYMPNGSLDKLLYSNEKPNLNWIQRFRILKGVASGLLYLHEEWEQIVLHRDVKASNVLLDAELNGRLGDFGLARLYDHGTNSQTTHVVGTVGYLAPELTRTGRATTCTDVFSFGAFMLEVACGRRPIELQGLPEEVVLVDYVFLCWGKGAILDASDPRLEGNYVVEEMELVLKLGLFCSHLVPEARPSMRQVVQFLDGNAKLPELPNDKACFGTSTSNEVSDFLLSFPSSFSIASAPSCSSIDSILRSGR